In Nitrospiria bacterium, the following are encoded in one genomic region:
- the ilvB gene encoding biosynthetic-type acetolactate synthase large subunit → MKLNGAQIFVESLKKEGVKVIFGLPGGVVLKIFDVLYDYKDPAVILTRHEQGAMHMAEGYAKATGKPGVVLVTSGPGMTNTVTGLADAYMDSVPLVVFTGQVSTSLIGNDAFQEADNVGISRPCTKYNYLVKDVNDLAQTIKEAFYIATTGRPGPVLVDIPKDVSMNQTEFNYPEKVYIRGYNPTYEGHKWQIKQAAEAILKAKRPVLYVGGGTVFSNAFEELREFADLTQIPVDMTLMALGSFPGTHPLSLGMLGMHGSYTSNMTIHHSDLIIAVGSRFDDRVTGKVSEFAPHAKIIHIDIDPTSIQKIMNVDIPIVGDVKCVLKELNQHLRTSVDGRRREELKPWWNQIEEWKKKHPLTYQQSPDQKIKPPYLIDRLYELTKGQNPVVATDVGQHQMWAAQFFKLDQPRTWLTSGGLGTMGFGFPAALGAQQAFPGRLVLSIVGDGSFQMNLQELATAMDYRLPVKVVIVNNGYHGMVRQWQDLFYNSRYSASDLGHHPDYVKLADAYGAVGLRATKPQEVDGVIKEALKIDRPVLIDFQVDPYENCYPMIPAGGANNEMILEDPPELQKKGKDRGEMKEAGNGEKEGVLTA, encoded by the coding sequence ATGAAACTGAACGGCGCTCAAATCTTTGTCGAGTCATTAAAGAAAGAAGGGGTGAAGGTTATTTTTGGTTTGCCCGGCGGCGTGGTTCTAAAGATTTTTGATGTGTTGTATGATTACAAAGACCCCGCCGTCATTCTGACTCGACACGAACAGGGTGCCATGCACATGGCCGAAGGCTATGCAAAGGCCACCGGAAAACCGGGCGTGGTGCTTGTGACCTCCGGACCGGGGATGACGAATACCGTCACCGGGCTCGCGGACGCCTACATGGACTCCGTTCCCCTCGTGGTGTTTACGGGACAGGTCTCGACCAGTCTCATCGGCAATGACGCCTTTCAAGAGGCCGACAACGTCGGGATCAGCCGTCCCTGCACCAAGTACAACTACCTGGTCAAGGACGTGAACGATCTCGCCCAGACGATTAAAGAGGCCTTCTACATAGCAACCACGGGGCGCCCCGGTCCGGTTTTGGTGGATATTCCCAAAGACGTCTCGATGAATCAGACCGAATTCAACTACCCGGAAAAAGTATATATCCGCGGCTACAATCCAACGTACGAGGGGCACAAATGGCAGATCAAGCAGGCGGCCGAGGCCATTTTAAAAGCGAAGCGGCCCGTCCTTTATGTCGGGGGCGGTACGGTCTTCTCTAACGCTTTTGAAGAACTGCGGGAGTTCGCCGACCTGACGCAGATCCCTGTCGACATGACGCTGATGGCGCTGGGCAGTTTCCCGGGAACGCATCCCCTGTCCCTGGGAATGCTCGGAATGCACGGCAGCTATACCTCCAACATGACCATCCATCATTCGGATCTGATTATCGCCGTCGGATCCCGCTTCGACGACCGGGTGACGGGCAAGGTGTCTGAATTTGCGCCGCACGCGAAGATTATCCATATCGATATCGATCCGACCTCGATCCAGAAAATCATGAACGTGGACATTCCGATCGTCGGCGACGTGAAATGCGTGCTGAAGGAACTCAACCAGCATCTCCGGACCTCCGTGGACGGCCGGCGCAGGGAAGAACTCAAACCCTGGTGGAACCAGATCGAAGAGTGGAAAAAGAAGCACCCCTTGACCTATCAACAAAGTCCGGACCAGAAGATCAAACCTCCCTACCTGATCGACCGGCTGTATGAGTTGACCAAGGGTCAAAACCCCGTCGTGGCCACGGACGTCGGCCAACATCAGATGTGGGCGGCCCAGTTTTTCAAACTGGACCAACCCCGGACCTGGCTCACCTCGGGCGGTTTGGGCACGATGGGTTTCGGATTTCCGGCCGCCCTCGGAGCGCAACAGGCTTTTCCCGGCCGGCTGGTCCTCAGCATCGTCGGCGACGGAAGTTTTCAGATGAACCTCCAGGAGCTGGCCACGGCCATGGACTACCGTCTGCCCGTCAAAGTGGTGATCGTCAACAACGGTTATCACGGCATGGTTCGTCAATGGCAAGACCTGTTTTACAACAGCCGTTACTCCGCCAGCGACCTGGGTCATCATCCGGATTACGTGAAACTGGCGGATGCGTATGGCGCCGTCGGCCTTCGTGCGACGAAACCGCAGGAAGTGGACGGGGTCATCAAGGAGGCCTTGAAGATCGACCGGCCGGTTCTCATCGATTTTCAGGTGGACCCTTACGAAAATTGTTATCCCATGATTCCCGCCGGAGGGGCGAACAACGAAATGATCCTGGAAGATCCGCCGGAGCTTCAGAAAAAGGGGAAAGACCGGGGTGAGATGAAAGAGGCCGGCAACGGAGAAAAAGAAGGGGTCCTGACGGCTTAA
- a CDS encoding LysM peptidoglycan-binding domain-containing protein, whose amino-acid sequence MMNFGRRSVCALTLIGMFVWVTPWMNPVSWGQETPSAASKESTSADQGSIETPAATEEAPAATEEAPAATEETPAATEETPAATEENPAIVKEALPPKSGTVTVPETSTGPKKYTVKQGDTLWGISNAYLQDSFLWPKLWNNNQYIMNPDLIYPGNVLDLPGGEAAHAAHLEARVETARPANVPPPKVVEEAAPPPESEKRVEITPPEAPVPAARPLATDLLAASGYILTGQTASAIVVGARDNRELIGQDETAYLLPKEGSQPHVGDRFTVYRVVRKVYHPKTGKYLGDLIRILGQAEIIGADPKEKTVTSKVITSYDSIQTGDSLMPAPVQEESADQTGSIPSGPHDGFIVDVKENRVSQAQADVVYIDQGRSQGVHAGDRFEIVRDGDKTSYFSPGNGVRLPRRTVGELQVISVQDATATAQVVQSTEVIYKGDHFETPPSP is encoded by the coding sequence ATGATGAATTTTGGTCGACGGTCGGTCTGTGCCTTGACCTTGATTGGGATGTTCGTCTGGGTAACGCCGTGGATGAACCCGGTTAGCTGGGGACAAGAAACCCCTTCTGCCGCTTCAAAAGAGTCCACTTCAGCCGATCAAGGGTCCATAGAAACGCCCGCGGCTACCGAAGAGGCGCCCGCAGCTACCGAAGAGGCGCCCGCAGCTACCGAAGAGACGCCTGCGGCTACCGAAGAGACGCCCGCGGCTACCGAAGAAAACCCGGCAATCGTAAAAGAGGCCCTTCCCCCAAAATCCGGAACCGTGACCGTTCCTGAAACATCAACCGGTCCTAAAAAATATACCGTGAAGCAAGGAGACACGCTCTGGGGCATTTCGAATGCCTACTTACAAGACTCCTTCCTCTGGCCGAAGCTTTGGAATAACAACCAATACATTATGAACCCGGACCTGATCTATCCCGGGAACGTTTTAGATTTACCGGGTGGCGAAGCGGCACACGCGGCGCACCTTGAGGCCCGCGTTGAAACTGCCCGGCCCGCGAACGTCCCCCCTCCGAAGGTAGTCGAAGAGGCGGCGCCTCCCCCGGAATCCGAAAAGCGGGTCGAGATCACGCCCCCGGAAGCACCCGTCCCCGCCGCTCGGCCTCTGGCGACGGACCTCCTTGCGGCCAGCGGGTATATCTTGACCGGCCAAACCGCCTCGGCCATTGTGGTCGGCGCCCGAGATAACCGCGAGTTGATCGGGCAAGATGAGACGGCGTATCTGCTCCCCAAGGAAGGATCTCAGCCGCATGTCGGCGATCGGTTCACTGTATACCGCGTGGTTCGAAAGGTATATCATCCCAAAACGGGGAAATATCTGGGCGACCTTATCCGGATCCTCGGCCAAGCGGAAATTATCGGAGCAGACCCCAAAGAAAAAACCGTAACATCCAAAGTGATCACGTCCTACGACTCGATTCAGACCGGTGATTCGCTGATGCCCGCACCGGTCCAGGAAGAATCCGCCGATCAAACCGGTTCCATCCCGAGCGGCCCACATGACGGCTTCATCGTCGATGTGAAGGAAAATCGGGTTTCGCAGGCCCAGGCCGATGTCGTCTACATCGATCAAGGGCGGAGCCAAGGGGTTCACGCCGGAGACCGCTTCGAGATCGTGCGCGATGGCGACAAGACGTCTTATTTCTCTCCCGGAAATGGCGTCCGGCTTCCTCGACGCACGGTCGGCGAACTCCAGGTCATTTCGGTTCAGGACGCAACCGCCACCGCGCAAGTTGTCCAGAGCACGGAGGTCATCTACAAAGGCGACCATTTTGAAACGCCTCCCTCTCCTTAA
- the ilvN gene encoding acetolactate synthase small subunit codes for MEHIISVMVENKFGVLSRVAGLFSGRGFNIDSLSVGPTIDPTVSMMTLVTHGDDRIVEQIIKQLNKLIDVIKVVDLTEGAFVARETVLIKINAKGEDRAEALRITDIFRARVIDSTPTTYTVEVTGDTNKIEAIINLLKPLGIKDLVRTGRIAIAREEIKTAVQDKNQDKKRFGT; via the coding sequence ATGGAGCATATCATCTCAGTCATGGTCGAAAACAAGTTCGGGGTTCTTTCCCGGGTGGCCGGTTTATTCAGCGGACGGGGCTTTAATATCGACAGCCTGTCCGTGGGGCCCACGATCGATCCGACCGTCTCCATGATGACCCTGGTCACTCACGGAGACGACCGCATCGTAGAGCAAATCATCAAACAACTGAACAAACTCATTGACGTGATCAAGGTGGTCGACTTGACGGAAGGGGCCTTCGTGGCCCGCGAAACCGTCCTGATCAAGATCAACGCCAAAGGGGAAGACCGCGCCGAGGCCTTGCGGATTACGGATATCTTCCGGGCGCGCGTCATTGATTCCACGCCGACCACCTACACCGTCGAAGTCACGGGCGACACCAATAAAATCGAAGCGATCATCAATCTGTTGAAGCCTCTGGGCATCAAGGATCTGGTCCGAACCGGACGGATCGCGATCGCGCGCGAAGAAATCAAAACCGCCGTCCAGGATAAAAACCAGGACAAAAAGCGGTTTGGCACTTGA
- a CDS encoding phosphatidylserine decarboxylase family protein, with protein sequence MPFLIGATVLTVAVAFLKVVWLTVPIAVLALLVFWFFRDPKRVIPAGERLIVSPADGRIIEIGEAEEERFLKDRAIKVGIFLNLFDVHVNRIPCEGRIRSIQYQHGTFLAANKDLASTQNEQNALLLETASGAKLVFVQVAGLVARRIVCWVKEGDAVERGVRFGMIRFGSRTDLFLPLGTELKVRLGQKVKGGSSIIGVLK encoded by the coding sequence TTGCCCTTCCTGATCGGCGCGACCGTACTGACCGTGGCCGTGGCGTTTCTCAAGGTCGTCTGGCTGACCGTCCCGATCGCCGTCCTGGCCCTCCTGGTTTTCTGGTTCTTCAGAGACCCCAAGCGCGTCATTCCCGCCGGAGAAAGGTTGATTGTTTCCCCCGCGGATGGTAGAATTATCGAGATCGGGGAAGCCGAAGAGGAACGGTTTCTCAAGGACCGGGCGATCAAGGTCGGCATCTTCCTCAACCTGTTCGACGTTCACGTGAATCGAATCCCCTGCGAGGGCCGGATTCGATCCATCCAGTACCAGCACGGAACTTTCCTGGCGGCAAACAAGGACTTGGCCTCGACCCAGAACGAACAGAACGCCCTGCTGCTTGAAACCGCTTCGGGGGCGAAGCTGGTGTTCGTTCAGGTCGCGGGGCTGGTGGCGCGACGGATCGTTTGCTGGGTGAAAGAGGGCGACGCGGTGGAACGCGGCGTCCGCTTCGGGATGATCCGCTTCGGTTCCCGGACGGATCTGTTCCTGCCCCTCGGAACGGAGCTCAAGGTGCGCTTGGGGCAAAAAGTCAAAGGCGGTTCAAGCATCATTGGAGTGTTGAAATGA
- the pssA gene encoding CDP-diacylglycerol--serine O-phosphatidyltransferase, with protein sequence MKNYRRGIYLIPNLLTTGNLFSGFYSLIAVFNADYLRAALAILVAMAFDVLDGKSARLTKTTSRFGVEYDSLADIVSFGVAPGLLIYSWALSSYGRVGWVAAFLFVACGTLRLARFNVQVGTVESKHFVGLPIPAAAGVIASLVVLDHHILRMGSEIKPLLILGLIYTLAFLMVSTFRYRSFKDFHLRGRKPFHMLVSAVLVLIILAAEPQVLLFVLFAGYALAGVIERPLTAMIRKMLKHPAPARHSSSVPPTGPNVP encoded by the coding sequence ATGAAGAATTATCGACGCGGTATTTATTTGATTCCGAATTTGTTGACGACGGGAAACCTCTTCAGCGGTTTTTATTCCCTCATTGCGGTATTCAACGCCGACTACCTGCGGGCCGCCCTGGCCATCCTGGTGGCGATGGCCTTCGACGTGCTGGACGGAAAATCGGCCCGGCTGACGAAGACGACGAGCCGCTTCGGCGTCGAATACGACTCGCTGGCCGACATCGTCTCCTTCGGCGTGGCCCCGGGTTTGTTGATCTATTCCTGGGCCCTGAGCAGCTACGGACGCGTGGGCTGGGTCGCGGCCTTCCTTTTCGTGGCCTGCGGGACGCTGCGGCTCGCGCGCTTCAACGTCCAGGTCGGAACGGTCGAAAGCAAGCATTTCGTCGGGCTCCCGATCCCGGCCGCGGCGGGGGTGATCGCCTCGCTGGTGGTGCTGGACCATCATATCCTGCGGATGGGAAGCGAGATCAAGCCGCTCCTGATCCTTGGGCTGATTTATACGCTGGCCTTTCTGATGGTCAGCACGTTTCGCTACCGGAGCTTCAAGGATTTTCACCTGCGGGGCCGCAAACCCTTTCACATGCTGGTCTCGGCCGTCTTGGTCCTGATCATTCTCGCGGCCGAACCCCAGGTCCTGTTGTTCGTCCTGTTTGCGGGATACGCGCTCGCCGGGGTGATCGAGCGGCCGCTCACCGCGATGATCCGAAAAATGCTGAAACATCCCGCGCCGGCCCGTCATTCTTCGTCCGTGCCGCCGACGGGGCCGAACGTCCCTTGA
- the ilvC gene encoding ketol-acid reductoisomerase, protein MKIYYDKDADLKRLKGKTVAILGYGSQGHAHANNLKDSGIPVILGLREGRSWQKAERAGFKVVSPAQASKLSDIVMILTPDELQADLYRSEIEPNLRKGGYLAFAHGFNIHFGQVVPRPDMNVFMVAPKGPGHLVRSEFSKGSGVPMLLAIHQDPSKETQKVGLAYARAIGGTRAGVIETSFREECETDLFGEQVVLCGGLTALISAGYETLIEAGYAPEMAYFECLHEVKLIVDLIYEGGISNMRYSISNTAKFGDVTRGPRIITDETRREMKRILDEIQSGRFAKEWILENKAGRPVFNALLKKGEAHPIEDVGGKLRAMMPWLKKERLVDKDKN, encoded by the coding sequence ATGAAAATTTATTACGACAAAGACGCCGATTTGAAACGCCTGAAAGGCAAGACGGTCGCCATTCTCGGCTACGGAAGCCAGGGGCATGCGCACGCCAACAACCTGAAGGACAGCGGCATCCCGGTGATTCTCGGCCTGCGGGAAGGTCGTTCCTGGCAAAAGGCGGAACGGGCCGGATTCAAGGTGGTCTCGCCCGCCCAGGCGTCGAAATTATCCGACATCGTCATGATTCTCACGCCCGACGAGCTCCAGGCCGATCTGTATCGGAGCGAGATTGAACCCAACCTTCGGAAGGGCGGCTATCTGGCCTTTGCCCACGGTTTCAATATCCACTTCGGCCAGGTGGTTCCGCGGCCGGACATGAATGTCTTCATGGTCGCGCCCAAAGGGCCGGGCCATCTGGTGCGCTCCGAGTTCAGCAAGGGAAGCGGCGTGCCGATGCTCCTGGCCATCCACCAGGATCCCTCGAAGGAGACTCAAAAGGTGGGTCTGGCCTACGCCAGGGCGATCGGGGGAACTCGGGCCGGTGTGATCGAGACCAGTTTTCGCGAGGAGTGCGAAACCGATCTTTTCGGAGAACAGGTGGTGCTCTGCGGCGGCTTGACCGCGCTCATCTCGGCCGGATACGAGACCCTGATCGAGGCCGGCTATGCCCCCGAGATGGCCTACTTCGAATGCCTTCACGAGGTCAAGTTGATCGTGGACCTCATCTACGAGGGCGGGATCTCGAACATGCGATACTCCATCAGCAACACGGCCAAATTCGGCGACGTGACCCGGGGTCCCCGCATCATCACGGATGAAACCCGCCGGGAGATGAAGCGCATCCTCGACGAGATTCAGAGCGGTCGCTTTGCCAAGGAGTGGATACTGGAAAACAAGGCCGGCCGCCCGGTTTTCAACGCCTTGCTCAAAAAAGGAGAGGCCCACCCCATTGAAGACGTGGGGGGCAAGCTCCGGGCGATGATGCCCTGGTTGAAAAAAGAGCGGCTCGTGGACAAGGATAAAAACTAA